A window of the Phaseolus vulgaris cultivar G19833 chromosome 5, P. vulgaris v2.0, whole genome shotgun sequence genome harbors these coding sequences:
- the LOC137834160 gene encoding uncharacterized protein, with the protein MGLADLIAIPNIAARLKAPEKVGDKVLGPKPNAWCEFHQSFGHTLDSCLALGYQLDDLVKSDFLNDYLLDKRTGGVSSSQSASSEMPTHGEIHTIAGGFSGGGCTASQWKKYARSAMAVDVFEDHSPDVDITFTKEDLRDVVPHDNDPIVVSLVTAGRKVHRVLVDQGSSADVMFWTTFTKLKLPLDQLRPYGG; encoded by the coding sequence atggggttggcggacctgatcgccattcccaacatagcagccaggcttaaggcgcctgagaaagttggcgacaaggtgttagggccaaaACCAAACgcatggtgcgaattccaccagagttttggtcacacccttgactcgtgtttggccctgggttaccagctcgacgacTTGGTCAAGAGCGatttcttgaatgattacctgctggacaagaggacgggGGGTGTGTCGAGCTCTCAGTCGGCGAGCagtgagatgcccactcatggcgagatccacaccatcgctggaggtttctcaggtggtggttGCACTGCATCACAGTGGAAGAAATATGCGAGGTCTGCGATGGCAGTAGATGTGTTcgaagaccactcgccagatgtggacattacgttcacaaaggaggatcttagggacgttgtgcctcatgacaacgatcccatagttgtcTCGCTagtcacagcgggaaggaaggtccatcgggtgctggtggaccagggaagctcggcagatgtaatgttctggaCGACTTTCACCAAGTTgaaactaccccttgaccagttaaggccctatggaggataa